In one window of Denticeps clupeoides chromosome 2, fDenClu1.1, whole genome shotgun sequence DNA:
- the dync2i1 gene encoding WD repeat-containing protein 60 isoform X2 encodes MHPGKNLSKEDTWKTDDLIRHMQGHGYEEDNTKRRHRKHEEDERRHRSGVSTERRHREHVREDRRERDKPKERDTTGERDRTKHRDRTKVQDQEGQRDKPREKPERDDRDREKRREQDRNRAKNNGRYGEEVRHSHNRLAKESKHQDKEREQERVKDTDRDKEREKEKERNRVEQDREQRDKKREEERRSRKDGSAVGSERERVHDRRERHRERDFLKETEHYRNGQQGDRERRERHGDREHAGNKEDREYREQRRKDKEDRERRHRERERHGTGESRRADGENREVERRRHHNEPKADGSQEQGKDMEERERRRERRHKEGSQQTRGTDKAASRRESSSRPRGDKRDDEGIVMIQHQSTRRSSTNHLSDPEIPAENEENEKAPNEDYETETQIEYEEDFEEYEEDFEDENGPTEEEGRGQEMKEEVSSLEREQIRAIQRAMDAENERVETAQLLPRPEVTKLRQTAVSEGRPSRAPKTGRFIDFVAAKHREVSKKVASRQKKRSAELLRLIDLDFSITFSLLDLPPVNEYDMYIKNFGATNTKQAYVQCNEDNTDREIQTEETDMSDKWTQHPPESSIACGGPDVSQEATDSSTLMNMDSQRLLAFLRSASQVVAVLLEEDRAERHALNRLRTQTDSLSFSDGCLQLNTKLPFLHGRQVSLLHFFQAQRQTLISVHAPVTKPSAVRLDSKTIICIWHIWEPSRPQKILLYESEVCCCCFSPGKTTLVIAGTAVGSVVLWDLREPSSLHHKLSVGESEWILRYPTFSTDAILSGSGHLSPVRSVEPVTASTSEVLRSELPVMTNYKESLGLSFQLASLDENGLLNLWVVVELPKVSEAGSQTDLGLWPGGKVKLLHSSSVQTCDTRSSALDRAQPGPLQTLLLKFLPSDSSHYLIGTNMGLVWHGTTHGLKAHPKFYWPQVPGFRPVQVKSIEFCPSGDPYFLVGCGDGSIRLHSVLSEEPVLEWGGTSGEVGVISAQWSLTRPSVFCVLDTASNLHLWDLLEKDHQPLITEKTDTDRVTTMATCGDPSIQNTYSGLALAKHSGRIEIQYFNKRFTVPTPADAEKLASLMHDAF; translated from the exons ATGCATCCCGGAAAG AATCTATCAAAAGAGGACACTTGGAAAACAGATGACCTAATAAGGCACATGCAG GGTCATGGTTATGAAGAAGACAACACCAAAAGAAGACACAGGAAGCATGAGGAGGATGAGCGAAGACATAGGAGTGGCGTTTCCACAGAGCGTCGACACAGAGAACATGTGAGGGAGGAcagaagagaaagagacaagCCAAAAGAGAGGGACACTActggagaaagagacagaacaaAACACAGAGACAGAACAAAGGTCCAAGATCAGGAAGGGCAAAGAGATAAACCTAGAGAAAAACCTGAACGAGATGATcgagacagagagaaaaggagagaacaaGACAGAAATAGAGCTAAAAACAATGGCAGATACGGAGAGGAAGTCAGACACAGTCACAACAGATTGGCTAAAGAAAGTAAGCATCAAGATAAGGAAAGAGAACAAGAGCGAGTTAAGGACACAGACAgggacaaagagagagaaaaggaaaaggaaagaaatagaGTTGAGCAAGACAGGGAACAGAGGgacaaaaagagagaagaggagcGTCGAAGCAGAAAAGATGGCAGTGCCGTCGGGTCCGAAAGAGAAAGAGTGCATGATAGGAGGGAgcgacacagagagagagacttccTAAAGGAGACTGAACACTACAGGAATGGACAGCAGGGtgacagagaaagaagagagcgACATGGCGACCGAGAACATGCCGGCAACAAAGAGGACAGAG AATACAGGGAACAGCGCAGGAAGGATAaagaagacagagagaggaggcacagagagagggagcgcCAT GGAACTGGCGAGAGTAGGAGGGCTGATGGTGAAAACAGAGAGGTGGAACGGAGGCGCCATCACAATGAACCAAAGGCTGATGGGAGCCAAGAGCAGGGCAAGGACATGGAAGAACGGGAGAGACGGCGGGAGAGGAGACACAAAGAGGGGTCACAACAGACAAGAGGCACAGACAAAGCAGCATCAAGGCGAGAGTCATCCAGCAGACCTCGCGGAGACAAGAGAGATGATGAG GGTATTGTGATGATACAACACCAGTCAACCAGGAGATCAAGTACCAACCATTTAAGTGACCCAGAGATTCCT GCTGAAAATGAGGAAAACGAGAAAGCACCTAATGAAGACTATGAGACTGAAACACAAATAGAGTATGAGGAGGATTTTGAG GAATATGAAGAGGATTTTGAGGATGAAAACGGACCCACTGAAGAAGAGGGAAGGGGACAGGAGATGAAGGAAGAAGTGAGTTCTCTGGAGAGAGAGCAGATCAGAGCCATCCAGAGAGCCATGGATGCAGAGAATGAGAGAGTGGAAACTGCACAATTGCTTCCCAGGCCAGAGGTCACAAAACTCAGGCAAA CTGCAGTTTCAGAAGGTCGACCAAGCAGAGCTCCCAAGACGGGGAGGTTTATAGACTTTGTGGCAGCAAAGCATCGTGAGGTCAGCAAGAAGGTTGCCAGCCGGCAGAA GAAACGCAGTGCTGAGCTGTTGCGTCTGATCGATCTAGATTTTTCCATCACATTCTCGCTCCTTGACCTGCCTCCTGTCAACGAATATGATATGTACATCAAAAACTTTGGTGCAACTAATACAAAACAG GCCTATGTCCAGTGCAATGAGGATAACACTGATCGGGAGATTCAGACTGAGGAAACTGATATGAGCGATAAATGGACACAGCATCCACCAGAGAGCAGTATAGCATGTGGAG GACCCGATGTTTCTCAAGAGGCCACAGACAGCTCCACGTTGATGAACATGGACTCTCAGAGACTGCTGGCATTTCTGCGCTCTGCCTCACAG GTGGTGGCTGTTCTTTTAGAGGAAGACAGAGCTGAACGGCATGCGCTTAACAGGCTACGTACTCAGACTGACTCTCTGTCCTTTAGCGATGGCTGCCTGCAGCTCAACACCAAGCTGCCCTTCCTCCATG GTCGACAGGTCAGCCTGCTGCATTTTTTCCAAGCTCAGAGGCAGACCCTGATCTCCGTCCATGCCCCGGTCACCAAGCCCAGCGCGGTGCGTCTTGACTCCAAAACCATCATTTGCATCTGGCATATTTGGGAACCTTCACGGCCGCAGAAGATCCTGCTGTATGAGTCTGAG gtttgctgctgctgctttagcCCTGGGAAGACCACACTGGTGATTGCTGGGACAGCAGTAGGCTCAGTGGTTTTGTGGGATCTCAGGGAGCCCAGCAGTCTCCACCACAAGTTGAGCGTTGGTGAGAGCGAGTGGATCCTGCGCTACCCTACCTTCTCAACTG ATGCCATCCTGTCAGGGTCAGGTCACCTGTCCCCAGTTAGGTCAGTGGAGCCGGTCACAGCCAGTACTTCTGAGGTCCTGAGGTCAGAGCTCCCCGTGATGACCAACTATAAAG AGTCCTTAGGACTGTCATTCCAGTTAGCGTCGCTGGATGAAAATGGACTGTTAAACCTGTGG GTTGTTGTTGAGCTTCCTAAAGTCAGTGAAGCTGGATCACAGACAGATTTGG GGCTGTGGCCAGGAGGAAAAGTAAAGCTCCTTCACAGCTCATCAGTGCAAACTTGTGACACAAG GTCTTCTGCACTGGACCGGGCCCAGCCAGGCCCCCTTCAGACACTGCTGTTGAAATTTCTCCCCTCTGATTCCAGTCATTACCTCATTGGCACTAACATG GGGCTGGTTTGGCATGGTACCACTCATGGCCTGAAAGCTCATCCAAAGTTCTACTGGCCTCAAGTTCCTGGTTTCAGGCCTGTCCAGGTCAAATCAATAGAGTTCTGCCCCTCCGGAGACCCTTACTTCCTA GTTGGGTGTGGGGATGGCAGCATCAGACTGCATTCTGTGCTAAGTGAGGAGCCTGTCCTGGAGTGGGGGGGCACTTCCGGGGAGGTTGGCGTGATCTCAGCTCAATGGTCTCTGACCCGTCCCTCAGTTTTCTGTGTGCTGGATACAGCGTCCAACCTGCACCTTTGGGACCTGCTTGAGAAAGACCACCAACCACTAATCACAGAAAAGACAGACACAGATCG GGTGACCACCATGGCTACATGTGGAGACCCCAGCATACAGAACACATACTCTGGATTAGCACTAGCAAAACATTCAGGGAGGATTGAGATACAGTATTTCAACAAGCGATTCACTGTGCCTACCCCTGCTGATGCTGAGAAGCTCGCAAGCCTAATGCATGATGCTTTTTAA
- the dync2i1 gene encoding WD repeat-containing protein 60 isoform X1, whose translation MHPGKNLSKEDTWKTDDLIRHMQGHGYEEDNTKRRHRKHEEDERRHRSGVSTERRHREHVREDRRERDKPKERDTTGERDRTKHRDRTKVQDQEGQRDKPREKPERDDRDREKRREQDRNRAKNNGRYGEEVRHSHNRLAKESKHQDKEREQERVKDTDRDKEREKEKERNRVEQDREQRDKKREEERRSRKDGSAVGSERERVHDRRERHRERDFLKETEHYRNGQQGDRERRERHGDREHAGNKEDREYREQRRKDKEDRERRHRERERHGTGESRRADGENREVERRRHHNEPKADGSQEQGKDMEERERRRERRHKEGSQQTRGTDKAASRRESSSRPRGDKRDDEGIVMIQHQSTRRSSTNHLSDPEIPAENEENEKAPNEDYETETQIEYEEDFENLEYEEDFEDENGPTEEEGRGQEMKEEVSSLEREQIRAIQRAMDAENERVETAQLLPRPEVTKLRQTAVSEGRPSRAPKTGRFIDFVAAKHREVSKKVASRQKKRSAELLRLIDLDFSITFSLLDLPPVNEYDMYIKNFGATNTKQAYVQCNEDNTDREIQTEETDMSDKWTQHPPESSIACGGPDVSQEATDSSTLMNMDSQRLLAFLRSASQVVAVLLEEDRAERHALNRLRTQTDSLSFSDGCLQLNTKLPFLHGRQVSLLHFFQAQRQTLISVHAPVTKPSAVRLDSKTIICIWHIWEPSRPQKILLYESEVCCCCFSPGKTTLVIAGTAVGSVVLWDLREPSSLHHKLSVGESEWILRYPTFSTDAILSGSGHLSPVRSVEPVTASTSEVLRSELPVMTNYKESLGLSFQLASLDENGLLNLWVVVELPKVSEAGSQTDLGLWPGGKVKLLHSSSVQTCDTRSSALDRAQPGPLQTLLLKFLPSDSSHYLIGTNMGLVWHGTTHGLKAHPKFYWPQVPGFRPVQVKSIEFCPSGDPYFLVGCGDGSIRLHSVLSEEPVLEWGGTSGEVGVISAQWSLTRPSVFCVLDTASNLHLWDLLEKDHQPLITEKTDTDRVTTMATCGDPSIQNTYSGLALAKHSGRIEIQYFNKRFTVPTPADAEKLASLMHDAF comes from the exons ATGCATCCCGGAAAG AATCTATCAAAAGAGGACACTTGGAAAACAGATGACCTAATAAGGCACATGCAG GGTCATGGTTATGAAGAAGACAACACCAAAAGAAGACACAGGAAGCATGAGGAGGATGAGCGAAGACATAGGAGTGGCGTTTCCACAGAGCGTCGACACAGAGAACATGTGAGGGAGGAcagaagagaaagagacaagCCAAAAGAGAGGGACACTActggagaaagagacagaacaaAACACAGAGACAGAACAAAGGTCCAAGATCAGGAAGGGCAAAGAGATAAACCTAGAGAAAAACCTGAACGAGATGATcgagacagagagaaaaggagagaacaaGACAGAAATAGAGCTAAAAACAATGGCAGATACGGAGAGGAAGTCAGACACAGTCACAACAGATTGGCTAAAGAAAGTAAGCATCAAGATAAGGAAAGAGAACAAGAGCGAGTTAAGGACACAGACAgggacaaagagagagaaaaggaaaaggaaagaaatagaGTTGAGCAAGACAGGGAACAGAGGgacaaaaagagagaagaggagcGTCGAAGCAGAAAAGATGGCAGTGCCGTCGGGTCCGAAAGAGAAAGAGTGCATGATAGGAGGGAgcgacacagagagagagacttccTAAAGGAGACTGAACACTACAGGAATGGACAGCAGGGtgacagagaaagaagagagcgACATGGCGACCGAGAACATGCCGGCAACAAAGAGGACAGAG AATACAGGGAACAGCGCAGGAAGGATAaagaagacagagagaggaggcacagagagagggagcgcCAT GGAACTGGCGAGAGTAGGAGGGCTGATGGTGAAAACAGAGAGGTGGAACGGAGGCGCCATCACAATGAACCAAAGGCTGATGGGAGCCAAGAGCAGGGCAAGGACATGGAAGAACGGGAGAGACGGCGGGAGAGGAGACACAAAGAGGGGTCACAACAGACAAGAGGCACAGACAAAGCAGCATCAAGGCGAGAGTCATCCAGCAGACCTCGCGGAGACAAGAGAGATGATGAG GGTATTGTGATGATACAACACCAGTCAACCAGGAGATCAAGTACCAACCATTTAAGTGACCCAGAGATTCCT GCTGAAAATGAGGAAAACGAGAAAGCACCTAATGAAGACTATGAGACTGAAACACAAATAGAGTATGAGGAGGATTTTGAG AACCTG GAATATGAAGAGGATTTTGAGGATGAAAACGGACCCACTGAAGAAGAGGGAAGGGGACAGGAGATGAAGGAAGAAGTGAGTTCTCTGGAGAGAGAGCAGATCAGAGCCATCCAGAGAGCCATGGATGCAGAGAATGAGAGAGTGGAAACTGCACAATTGCTTCCCAGGCCAGAGGTCACAAAACTCAGGCAAA CTGCAGTTTCAGAAGGTCGACCAAGCAGAGCTCCCAAGACGGGGAGGTTTATAGACTTTGTGGCAGCAAAGCATCGTGAGGTCAGCAAGAAGGTTGCCAGCCGGCAGAA GAAACGCAGTGCTGAGCTGTTGCGTCTGATCGATCTAGATTTTTCCATCACATTCTCGCTCCTTGACCTGCCTCCTGTCAACGAATATGATATGTACATCAAAAACTTTGGTGCAACTAATACAAAACAG GCCTATGTCCAGTGCAATGAGGATAACACTGATCGGGAGATTCAGACTGAGGAAACTGATATGAGCGATAAATGGACACAGCATCCACCAGAGAGCAGTATAGCATGTGGAG GACCCGATGTTTCTCAAGAGGCCACAGACAGCTCCACGTTGATGAACATGGACTCTCAGAGACTGCTGGCATTTCTGCGCTCTGCCTCACAG GTGGTGGCTGTTCTTTTAGAGGAAGACAGAGCTGAACGGCATGCGCTTAACAGGCTACGTACTCAGACTGACTCTCTGTCCTTTAGCGATGGCTGCCTGCAGCTCAACACCAAGCTGCCCTTCCTCCATG GTCGACAGGTCAGCCTGCTGCATTTTTTCCAAGCTCAGAGGCAGACCCTGATCTCCGTCCATGCCCCGGTCACCAAGCCCAGCGCGGTGCGTCTTGACTCCAAAACCATCATTTGCATCTGGCATATTTGGGAACCTTCACGGCCGCAGAAGATCCTGCTGTATGAGTCTGAG gtttgctgctgctgctttagcCCTGGGAAGACCACACTGGTGATTGCTGGGACAGCAGTAGGCTCAGTGGTTTTGTGGGATCTCAGGGAGCCCAGCAGTCTCCACCACAAGTTGAGCGTTGGTGAGAGCGAGTGGATCCTGCGCTACCCTACCTTCTCAACTG ATGCCATCCTGTCAGGGTCAGGTCACCTGTCCCCAGTTAGGTCAGTGGAGCCGGTCACAGCCAGTACTTCTGAGGTCCTGAGGTCAGAGCTCCCCGTGATGACCAACTATAAAG AGTCCTTAGGACTGTCATTCCAGTTAGCGTCGCTGGATGAAAATGGACTGTTAAACCTGTGG GTTGTTGTTGAGCTTCCTAAAGTCAGTGAAGCTGGATCACAGACAGATTTGG GGCTGTGGCCAGGAGGAAAAGTAAAGCTCCTTCACAGCTCATCAGTGCAAACTTGTGACACAAG GTCTTCTGCACTGGACCGGGCCCAGCCAGGCCCCCTTCAGACACTGCTGTTGAAATTTCTCCCCTCTGATTCCAGTCATTACCTCATTGGCACTAACATG GGGCTGGTTTGGCATGGTACCACTCATGGCCTGAAAGCTCATCCAAAGTTCTACTGGCCTCAAGTTCCTGGTTTCAGGCCTGTCCAGGTCAAATCAATAGAGTTCTGCCCCTCCGGAGACCCTTACTTCCTA GTTGGGTGTGGGGATGGCAGCATCAGACTGCATTCTGTGCTAAGTGAGGAGCCTGTCCTGGAGTGGGGGGGCACTTCCGGGGAGGTTGGCGTGATCTCAGCTCAATGGTCTCTGACCCGTCCCTCAGTTTTCTGTGTGCTGGATACAGCGTCCAACCTGCACCTTTGGGACCTGCTTGAGAAAGACCACCAACCACTAATCACAGAAAAGACAGACACAGATCG GGTGACCACCATGGCTACATGTGGAGACCCCAGCATACAGAACACATACTCTGGATTAGCACTAGCAAAACATTCAGGGAGGATTGAGATACAGTATTTCAACAAGCGATTCACTGTGCCTACCCCTGCTGATGCTGAGAAGCTCGCAAGCCTAATGCATGATGCTTTTTAA